The following nucleotide sequence is from Acetobacteroides hydrogenigenes.
GCTGGCGGTGGTAAACGGCCATAGCTACAAGGATCTGAAAAGCGACAACACCAACTTCGCGCTGCTGGTTTCGCAGAAGTTTACCGAACCCTTCAACCAGCCCATCGAGTACGGCAAGCACATCGCCCGGCTGGCCAACATGCTCACCCAAAACCGCGTGCTGGTACAGCGCTTTGGCGACCTGATTCGCGGCCGCCGCACCACCCGCGAGCGCCTCTACCGCAACAACATCATCCCAACGCTTAAGGATGCCGTACCCGGCGACCTCAGTTTGGTGCTGCCCCACCGTATTCTTATTGATATTATGGAGATGATACAGGCGCTCGACAAGGTTACGCCCGGCTTGGCATCGGACGAGACGCTGCTCTACGGCGTGGAGGTAAAGTTCTACTCCAACATCATAAAGGTGGGAACGGACTTCCAGTCGGCCTCCATCCGCAACCTCTACCTCGGCGGCGATGGCGCAGGCATCACCCGAGGGCTAATGCAGGCATCGGTAAACGGGGTGCTGATTGGACGCGAGATCCTAAAGCGAACTCAGGCCGATAGCCGCTAGCTACGCACCTACCCCATAACGCTTACGCGCAATCAAGCATAAACCAACAAGGGCTCCTCTTTTTTTGAAGGAGCCCTTGACCTTTTAGCCATCAGCACATCAAGGCAAAAGCCCACAAAAACCCCATTACCGTTGCCTTTTCATTGCACAATTTCGTACATTTCGCACACCCAAAGCACCTAGGCATCATGACGAAAAAGATTATACTGGCAGCCCTTATGGCATTCATCCTGTCGGATGGATGGAGTAAGGACAAGCCCCAAAAAGCAAAAATCCCCGACCCGAAGCCGTACTACGAAATTCGCATTAACGAAACCATAACGTTTAAGATGCTGGAGCACATCGGGGGCGGCTACGTTTGGCGCTGGATGAACAGATCCCAAACCACCGTTGTAGATAGCCTGAAGGCAACACGGTGGATTCCTAAAGCGGAAAAGCGCAAGTACGGAGGCCCATCCTACATCATCTGGACGTTTAAGGCCGTAAGGCCAGGAGTAGACACCCTCCGATTTGAGGAGCTGCGCGTATTCCAGCGCAACAGCACCATTACCATAAAAGAAATTGCGGTACGGGTAAGGTAGAGACGGGTCTGAGACCCGTCTCTTTTTTATCATCACCATAAAAACGGGGTTGTGACCCGTCTCTACGAACCGTTTCTTTTATTCATCCTCATCCCCCATTGCCCCATTGCACCCCATCGGGAATCCATCCCCGCAACAAAAACAGCAACCCTAGCAGAAAGGATGGTTAAAAGCCATCAAAGAACAACCTCCGCAGCAGTCCGGTAGGCCATCTCTTAACCGATTAGGTTCGACATTTACTGCAATATTCAACTACCACCGGAATAAGCTAATATTGCAGCGCAATATTCAAATTCGACTGGTTGATATTAATATTGCAATGCAATATTTAAATATTCAGGTGATATTTTAATATTTAGCCTGCTATATTCACTTTTAGCTGGTAGATTTTCATTATTGCGCTGCAATATTTGTATATTCCCGGTAGAAATAAATATTGCAGGCAAAAGCTGTCGAAACTAGAAGGTAGATGCCCTGCCCGACACATCCGAAGGTCGTTTGCGATGCCGGGATGATCGGCCAAAAGGGTAAAGACGTCGATTGCCATTCGAAGATAAACCTAAGCGTATGGAAAAATCGCTTTCGCTGTTCAGGCTTAACACGTCCATGCTCGCCGCCTACGGTAGCGAGCTGGTGCACATCCTAACCAGCCCCTCGTTGGAGAGCTATAGAACCAACGAGCACATCGCCATTTTTTTGCAGAAGCATGCCCAGTACACCAGCTCGTTTACGGTGATGCGAAGATCAAATGAGCCTATTCGGAAGTTCGACCGCAACCGCGACCGGGCGTTTCTACGCCTGCGCTACCTTATCGTTGCGGCGCTCTACTCCTCCAATGAGGATGATGTACGTAGAGCCAAGCTGCTGATGGGCATCATCAAAAGCTGCGGCAACCGGCTCAACGCCAAGCGCGACCTAAAGGAAACGATGGACATCCAGCTGCTGCTCCTGCGCCTAGGCACCGAAAGCGCCTCCAGCGCCATCGAGGGTCTGGGACTAAAGGAGGCTGTTACCGGGCTCGAAAGCGCACAATCGCTATTCTACGAAGCGTCCAAACGAAAAATCTACCAAAAGAACGAGCTGCAGCAAACGCCCCCGCCCTCATCCATAAAAAAAGAGTACGAGGCAGCCATCCGAGAAATCTGGCTGTTTGTTGAGGGGATGTCGGTCATTGCCCCCAGCGAGGCGTGGACACGTGCCCTGGCGAGCATCGAAGCCAAGAACAGCGAGTACCGGGCCAAGATGAAGCACCAAAAGACGTTCCGCGAGAAGAAAAAGGCAAAACCTACCGAAGAAGGTAACGCATAAAAAGAGCCGCTGTGTACGCAGCGGCTCCGGTATCCTGATATGCACCAATCCTCGTCAACGGCTAGTTAAGCACGTAGGCTTCCTGGAACCAGCTCTTAACATACTTGTAGCTGATGTATCCAAATCCACTTGTAGCCCAAGATGGCCCCCACGAGTTCATAAACTTGAAGGCTTGCTTGCTATCGTCGTAGCCAACCACGCAGTAGCAGTGGCCGCCTAGCGATCTGCCGGTAAACTTACCGAGTACAGCCCCGCTGCGGAGGTACATGAACGCGCTATTTACAGGACCACCCACAATAACAGGCTTGCCAGAAACTAGCGCAGCCTTAATGGCATCGGCAGTAATGCTAACACGGCCGTAGCTGGCCACCTTATAGGTAGCCGCAGTAGCTTCCTGATCGGCAGTTGGCATAAGGCTGCAGCTAACATCGGTATACGGCATAACGTTCCAAGGAACAACGCCCTCGTTTACCAGAAGCTTGAGGCCATCGGTAACGTAGGCTCCGGAGGCGCAGCTGCTGGTTGCCTTAATCTGATTGTAAACGTACTCGGGGCTAAAGATGTTAACCGACTTGCTCCAGCTATCGGGATGCGAGGCTTGCCAGTTGATGCTACGTCCGGCATAGGTTGTTCCCCATGCAACGCAGCTACCCTCTCCACCCTGATCGCCAACAGGAGGAACGTTTAGGTTTAAAACAGTAGGAGCAGCCTTAAGCAGCGAAACAGGAGCATCCGTTAAGGTAATGCCCATGTACATTTCGGTAGGAAGCATTAAGCAGCCCAGCTGATGGGTTACAGGTTGTAGATTACCATCGGCATTTGTTCCATCCTCCTTTTGGCAGGAAACAACGATAGCGGCTACTAGGAAAGCAGCAGCTGCCACGCTCATTACAACGATTCTTGTCTTTTTCATAGTTGCTCTAATTTTTTTGGATGAATGATTAAGACAGAGGCAAATTATGAATATCAGCACTAGAATTCCAGCATGAGCCCAGCTAGTACACCTCCCATCAAGAGTATTTAACAATGAAAAAGGCAAGACACGAATGGAGATAAGACAAAGTAGAGCCGATGCGCTGCATCGGCTCTACTGCCTTAACCAATATACTCTTTTTTACTTCGGTTAACGATTTTCGGTTAGTTTAGAACGTAAGCTTCTTGGAACCATTTGGCAACATAGTTATAGCCAATATAGCCAAAGCCATTGGTACCCCAAGTGGTGCCCCAAGAGTTTTGAACCTTGAATGCTTGCTTGCTATCGTCGTACCCAACAACACAGTAGCAGTGACCTCCCATAGAAGAGCCAGAGAACTTAGTAAGTACGGTTGCTCCAGACAGGTACATAAATGCCCTATTTACAGGTCCGCCAACAACAACTGGCTTACCAGAAACTAGAGCCGCTTTAATAGCAGCAGAAGTAATGCTGATACGGTTGTAGCTTGCAATCTTATAGTTGGCAGCAATTGCCTTTTGGTCGGCAGTTGGCATAAGGCTACAGCCATTCACATCGCTGTAAGGCATGATACTCCAAGGTACAGCACCTTGAGAAACCAACAAATCCAAACCTCTAGTAACGTACGAACCACTAGCGCAATCGCTAGCCTTAATTTGGTTGTACGTGTATTCGGGGCTAAAAATATTTACAGAATAGCTCCAAGTTGCAGGATTAGCAGCTTGCCAGCTGATACTACGACCAGCATAGGTTGTTCCCCAAGCTACACAGCTACCCTCGCTACCTTGATCGCCAACAGGAGGCGTATTTAGGGTAAGCACAGTTGGAGCAGCTTTTAGCAACGAAGTTGGAGCATCCTTAAGTTCAATGCCCATATACTTTTCAGTAGGAAGCATCAAACAGCCAAGCTGGTGGGTCACAGGTTGAGCTTTTGTTTCAACATTTGCATCGTTTTCTTTCTGACAAGAAACAAAAGCCAAGGCTACAATACAGAGAACAGCCAAAGATGTGCTTAAAATAAATCCGATCTTTTTCATAGTTTTTTAGCTTAATAAACATTGGTTAAGACTGCGAAATGTATGAAATATTTTTTTAACTACAATAGATGGTTAAAAAATAAAGCTAAAACTAAAATTCGAGCTAGCAATTGGAGCTAAATAACCGCCTTTAGCCCAACAAGCACTCACCAACAATTGCAAGCGAATCAAAATATTCTACTTTTGCCTTCACTTGAACAAAATTCAGCAACATGAAAAAAATAGTACTGTCTCTGGCTACGCTATTGCTGCTGCAAGCGCAGCAATCCAACGCCTGTACCAGCTACCTTGTAACCAAAGGAGCATCTAAGGATGGCTCTGCTATGATATCCTATGCGGCCGACTCACACGTTCGCTACGGCGAGCTCTACTTCCGTCCCGCCAAGGATTACCCAGCCGGAACAATGGTTTCGCTCTTCGATCGTGGCTCAAGCAAGCCTCTAGGACAAATTCCTCAAGTAGCGCACACCTATTCTGTAGTCGGGATGATGAACGAATACCAAGTTGCCATTGGCGAAAGCACCTTTGGAGGCCGCTCCGAACTCGACGATTCAACAGGAACCATCGACTATGGCAGCTTAATGTTCCTAGCCTTGCAGCGCTCAAAAACGGCTCGCGAAGCAATCAAGGTTATGACCGAACTTGTAGATAGGTATGGATACTTTGGTGCTGGCGAATCGTTCTCTATAGGCGACCCTAACGAGGTTTGGATTCTGGAGATGACAGGGAAAGGAACCAGCTGGGCTACCGATAAGAAAACAAAGGCAAGGTATAACAAGAACAAAGGAGCACTGTGGGTAGCTATTCGCATTCCCGACGGATACATCAGCGCACACGCCAACCAAGCCCGCATCACAACTTTCCCATTAGAGAATGGAAAAACCTCCATCAGCTTCAAGAATATTGACAAAATTTTCGAACCAGAGGTTGAGGTGGTTTACGCCAACGACGTCATTAGCTTCGCTCGCGAAAAGAAGTGGTTCTCCGGCACCGATGCCGAGTTTAGCTTCTCAGACACCTATGCGCCTTTGGATTTTGGAGCAGCCCGCTTTAGCGAATTCCGAGTTTGGGCAATGTTCAACTCGGCATGCGACGGAATGGACCAGTATCTCGACTACGTTACAGGCAAAAACCTTAGCCACCGCATGCCCCTTTACGTAAAGCCAAACCGCAAGCTATCGCCTCGCGACCTTATGAGCTTCAAGCGCAACCACCTCGAAGGAACAGAATTCGACATGAGCCAAGATGTTGGTGCAGGACCGCATGCACTACCCTACCGCTGGCGCCCTATGACCTGGAAGTATAACGGGAAAGAGTACTTCCACGAGCGAACCACCGCAACCCAGCAAACCGGATTCTCGTTCATCGCTCAAATGCGCTCGTGGCTACCCAACGCCATTGGGGGCATTAGCTGGTTTGGGGTAGACGATGCCGCATCGTGCGTATATGTACCATTCTACTGTGGCATGACCCGTGTGCCCGAATGCTGGGCCGAAGGTAATGGCGACATGTTAACCTACTCTCCCACCGCAGCCTTTTGGGCCTTCAACCGTGTATCCAACTTTGCCTACCTTCGCTATGATGTCATCAGCAAGGACATAAAAAAGTTGCAGAAAGAAATGGAAGATCGCAACGAATTGTTTGTAAAGGCTACCGATGCAGCAGCAGCCGAACTTTACAAAAGCAGTCCCGACGAAGCTCGCGAATACATTACCAACTTCTCTGTTGATTTAGGGAATAACACCGTAAAGCGCTGGGTTGACTTCTCGAACTACCTACTTGTAAAGTATATTGATGGTAATATCAAAAAGGAGAAGGACGGCAAGTTCTTGCGTAATCCCTACGGATTTCCTGCATCTCCAATCCAACCTGAGCTACCCGACTACTGGAAGAAAACCATCATCGACCAAACTGGAAGTAAGTTTGAGGTGTTGAAGTAGCAAAAAGCAACATTTATAAAAAAGAACAGGGGCAACCAAAAATTCATTTGGTTGCCCCTGTTCTTTTATGGTAGAAATACGAATACGACATTAACAAAAAGACTATAACATTGCAGTTGCTCTTAAATACATCCTTCCAACTCAATTTTAGCGCTATCTTTGCGGCTCATTTAAACAGAGCAAGTTGAGTAATTTTGCCGATTTGGGCATTGAAGAGCCCTACCTACTAGCGTTAGCCGATATGGGAATTGCTACCCCAACCGACATTCAGGTTAAAGCAATACCGTTTTTAATCGAACAGGGAACCGACTTTGTCGGTCAGGCACAAACTGGAACGGGCAAGACGGCCGCTTTCGGGCTCCCGCTCCTTTCCAAGGTCGATGCGGAAAATGGTCGGATACAGGGATTGATCCTAGCACCAACCCGCGAGCTATGCCAGCAGATTGCTAAAGGGCTATTCCGTTTCACCAAGTACTTAGATAAAAAGATTTTTGTTGAGGCCATTTACGGTGGTGCTAAGATCGACCAGCAGGTTGCCAACCTAACACGTCCTACTCATATACTGGTTGCCACGCCGGGTCGTCTTGTCGATCTGCTCACACGTAAGGCCGTAGACCTTTCGCAGGTGCGTACCGCCATCCTCGACGAGGCCGACGAGATGCTGAGCATGGGCTTTAAGGACGAGCTCGAGGCCATCCTCAACCACATCCCGCAGGAGCGCGCCACCTGGCTCTTTTCAGCAACTCTTCCTGATGGTATTCAGGCCATCATCGATGCGCATATGAGAGAGGATGCCTTCCGCATTCAAGCCTCTAAGGTGGAGGTTATCAACCGCGGCATCTCGCACCATTACGTCATCACCACCATGAGGGATAAGCTAACCATGCTTCGCCGCTTCCTAGACGGGCAGGGAGAGAATCGTGGAGTTATCTTCTGCCGCACCCGACAGGATGTTCAGGATCTGACGCAGCAACTCGTCGAACGCGGTATTTCGGCCGATGCCATCCATGGCGATTTGATGCAGAAGGAGCGCGACAAAGCCATGCGCGCCTTCAAGAAAAAGCGCGTGCAGATTCTGGTAGCCACCGATGTTGCAGCACGCGGCATAGACGTCGAGAACCTAGCCTACGTGGTACACTACGACCTTCCCGAGCAGGTAGACTACTACACTCACCGCAGCGGACGTACCGCCCGAGCCGGACGCAAGGGACTGTCGATTTCATTGGTAGGAAGTAATGAGGTTCATAAGCTGCAGACCATCGAAAAGAAGCTAGACATAAGCATTAAAAAGGTGGAACTGTAACTTCCAAAAGTTAGACGTAGTTATTTCAGAGGTTAAAGGAAGGGCTTTCACCAAATAGCGAGTATCTCTATTGTAGTGTTAGCCTCGACTACGCTCGGCTAACGTCACCTCTTCATCGAATGCAGGTATAGCGCCTCCACCTTCTCCCGCGCCCAAGGAGTACGACGCAGAAACTTCAGGCTCGACTTGATACTGGGGTTTTCCTTAAAGCAGTTTATGTTGATGCGAATTGCAAGTCCTTCCCATCCGTAGCGGGTTTGCAGTTCAGTAAGGATAGCCTCTAGGGTTTTGCCGTGTAGCGGATTGTTCTTTTGCTCCATTGCTCGTAGGATATCGGCAAAGGTAGAAATATTAAATCGAAGCACTAACATAGAAAAGAGGGACCAAATGGTCCCTCTTTTCATATAATCACACTCCAAAAAATCTACTAGTAAGAGTTCTTTACAGGAGTAATGGTAAAGGTGAAGTCGTAGTCGGCATAGGGAAGCATGTACTGAGGAAGAGGTCTTGCGCCCCAACTGGTAACACAACCTAAGCCCATTTGCGCTTTGTCGATGTGAAGGTTCACAAAGTTGGAAGGAATCAACTCCAAGGAGTGACGCTGATCCTTACGTATGCCATCGTCTAGCTGTTCGGTGCTAAAGTTAAGCGCAGAGGCTGAAAAAGGCTCAGCGGCTACAAATTGCAAGCCATCGCCGTTGAGGTTACGCTGAATCCACCAGCGGATGTCTGTTTTGTTTCCATTTTCCTGTGGGCGAATGTAAGGGTAGAACTGCTCTGCAACGGTTTGATGGTAGCGCCCTATAAAGGTAGAGGTATTACGATCGGCATAGTTTTCTATTGGACCACGACCGTAGTACTCTATTTGATCCATATTAGCAGGAATCTGCACCTCCATTCC
It contains:
- a CDS encoding protease inhibitor I42 family protein, translating into MTKKIILAALMAFILSDGWSKDKPQKAKIPDPKPYYEIRINETITFKMLEHIGGGYVWRWMNRSQTTVVDSLKATRWIPKAEKRKYGGPSYIIWTFKAVRPGVDTLRFEELRVFQRNSTITIKEIAVRVR
- a CDS encoding dipeptidase is translated as MKKIVLSLATLLLLQAQQSNACTSYLVTKGASKDGSAMISYAADSHVRYGELYFRPAKDYPAGTMVSLFDRGSSKPLGQIPQVAHTYSVVGMMNEYQVAIGESTFGGRSELDDSTGTIDYGSLMFLALQRSKTAREAIKVMTELVDRYGYFGAGESFSIGDPNEVWILEMTGKGTSWATDKKTKARYNKNKGALWVAIRIPDGYISAHANQARITTFPLENGKTSISFKNIDKIFEPEVEVVYANDVISFAREKKWFSGTDAEFSFSDTYAPLDFGAARFSEFRVWAMFNSACDGMDQYLDYVTGKNLSHRMPLYVKPNRKLSPRDLMSFKRNHLEGTEFDMSQDVGAGPHALPYRWRPMTWKYNGKEYFHERTTATQQTGFSFIAQMRSWLPNAIGGISWFGVDDAASCVYVPFYCGMTRVPECWAEGNGDMLTYSPTAAFWAFNRVSNFAYLRYDVISKDIKKLQKEMEDRNELFVKATDAAAAELYKSSPDEAREYITNFSVDLGNNTVKRWVDFSNYLLVKYIDGNIKKEKDGKFLRNPYGFPASPIQPELPDYWKKTIIDQTGSKFEVLK
- a CDS encoding DUF6261 family protein, encoding MEKSLSLFRLNTSMLAAYGSELVHILTSPSLESYRTNEHIAIFLQKHAQYTSSFTVMRRSNEPIRKFDRNRDRAFLRLRYLIVAALYSSNEDDVRRAKLLMGIIKSCGNRLNAKRDLKETMDIQLLLLRLGTESASSAIEGLGLKEAVTGLESAQSLFYEASKRKIYQKNELQQTPPPSSIKKEYEAAIREIWLFVEGMSVIAPSEAWTRALASIEAKNSEYRAKMKHQKTFREKKKAKPTEEGNA
- a CDS encoding VF530 family protein, which produces MEQKNNPLHGKTLEAILTELQTRYGWEGLAIRININCFKENPSIKSSLKFLRRTPWAREKVEALYLHSMKR
- a CDS encoding DEAD/DEAH box helicase, with translation MSNFADLGIEEPYLLALADMGIATPTDIQVKAIPFLIEQGTDFVGQAQTGTGKTAAFGLPLLSKVDAENGRIQGLILAPTRELCQQIAKGLFRFTKYLDKKIFVEAIYGGAKIDQQVANLTRPTHILVATPGRLVDLLTRKAVDLSQVRTAILDEADEMLSMGFKDELEAILNHIPQERATWLFSATLPDGIQAIIDAHMREDAFRIQASKVEVINRGISHHYVITTMRDKLTMLRRFLDGQGENRGVIFCRTRQDVQDLTQQLVERGISADAIHGDLMQKERDKAMRAFKKKRVQILVATDVAARGIDVENLAYVVHYDLPEQVDYYTHRSGRTARAGRKGLSISLVGSNEVHKLQTIEKKLDISIKKVEL
- a CDS encoding C1 family peptidase, which translates into the protein MKKTRIVVMSVAAAAFLVAAIVVSCQKEDGTNADGNLQPVTHQLGCLMLPTEMYMGITLTDAPVSLLKAAPTVLNLNVPPVGDQGGEGSCVAWGTTYAGRSINWQASHPDSWSKSVNIFSPEYVYNQIKATSSCASGAYVTDGLKLLVNEGVVPWNVMPYTDVSCSLMPTADQEATAATYKVASYGRVSITADAIKAALVSGKPVIVGGPVNSAFMYLRSGAVLGKFTGRSLGGHCYCVVGYDDSKQAFKFMNSWGPSWATSGFGYISYKYVKSWFQEAYVLN
- a CDS encoding C1 family peptidase: MKKIGFILSTSLAVLCIVALAFVSCQKENDANVETKAQPVTHQLGCLMLPTEKYMGIELKDAPTSLLKAAPTVLTLNTPPVGDQGSEGSCVAWGTTYAGRSISWQAANPATWSYSVNIFSPEYTYNQIKASDCASGSYVTRGLDLLVSQGAVPWSIMPYSDVNGCSLMPTADQKAIAANYKIASYNRISITSAAIKAALVSGKPVVVGGPVNRAFMYLSGATVLTKFSGSSMGGHCYCVVGYDDSKQAFKVQNSWGTTWGTNGFGYIGYNYVAKWFQEAYVLN